One window of the Zea mays cultivar B73 chromosome 3, Zm-B73-REFERENCE-NAM-5.0, whole genome shotgun sequence genome contains the following:
- the LOC100282186 gene encoding uncharacterized protein LOC100282186, protein MAEQLASQDAPNPPAPAQRVLMTNTHGEKLVGLLHHMGSDKVVVLCHGFTGSKDYSLITDLAAALTKQGISVFRFDFSGNGESEGEFQYGNYKKEAADLHSVVLYLRQEKYDVAAIVGHSKGGDVVVLYASIYKDVPMVVNLSGRFHLEKGIEERLGKEFMDRINKEGYIDAKDKSGNVLYRVTKESLMERLSHDLHATSLSISKECRFFTIHGSADEIIPVEDAYEFARLIPNHKLRVIEGANHCYTAHRRELSDAVVEAITTSEAGETTP, encoded by the exons ATGGCGGAGCAGCTCGCATCCCAAGATGCTCCCAATCCCC CTGCTCCGGCACAGAGGGTACTGATGACGAACACGCATGGGGAGAAACTCGTCGGCCtgctgcaccacatggggtctgaCAAGGTTGTAGTTCTCTGCCATGGCTTTACGGGCTCCAAG GACTATAGCCTCATCACTGACCTTGCGGCCGCACTAACAAAGCAAGGGATTAGTGTGTTTCGCTTTGATTTTAGTGGAAATGG AGAAAGTGAAGGTGAATTCCAGTACGGCAACTACAAGAAGGAGGCTGCTGACTTGCACTCTGTTGTCTTGTATCTTCGCCAGGAGAAGTACGACGTAGCAGCAATTGTTGGTCACAGCAAAG GTGGAGATGTGGTCGTTCTATATGCCTCTATCTACAAGGATGTCCCCATGGTGGTTAACCTCTCTGGCCGGTTTCATTTGGAGAAAGGCATTGAGGAGCGCCTAGGCAAAGAGTTTATGGATAGAATAAACAAGGAAGGCTACATCGATGCCAAAGACAAATCAG GAAATGTTTTGTACAGAGTAACCAAGGAGAGCTTGATGGAACGGCTGAGCCATGATTTGCACGCAACGAGCCTTTCCATCAGCAAAGAGTGCAG GTTCTTTACAATTCACGGTTCAGCTGACGAGATCATACCCGTGGAAGATGCGTATGAGTTTGCAAGGCTTATACCAAACCACAAGCTGCGTGTCATCGAGGGAGCAAATCACTGCTACACTGCTCACCGTAGAGAACTTTCTGATGCCGTAGTAGAAGCCATCACAACCAGTGAG GCAGGGGAGACCACACCCTAG
- the LOC100276031 gene encoding uncharacterized protein LOC100276031 has product MAQTNGNDPFSPPVSQERVVITNKHGERLVGLLHHTASNKIVVLCHGFIATKNDSLILDLAEALTKEGISVFRFDFSGNGESEGQFEYGNYRKEADDLHSVVLYLCQKSYDIAAVVGHSKGGDVVILYASVHDDVGTIVNLSGRFDLRKGIEERIGEGSIDKINKEGYLDVKDKSENASYRVTKESLMERLNTDMRAASVSISKGCRFLTVHGSADKTIPVEDAHEFAKHIPNHELRVIEGANHNYTSHRKEVADAVVDFITSNVTV; this is encoded by the exons ATGGCACAGACCAACGGCAACGACCCCTTCAGTCCCC CTGTTTCCCAAGAAAGGGTTGTGATAACAAACAAGCATGGTGAGAGGCTTGTGGGGCTGCTGCATCACACCGCTTCAAACAAGATTGTGGTCTTGTGCCATGGTTTTATAGCTACCAAG AATGACAGCCTCATTCTTGACCTGGCGGAAGCGTTGACAAAGGAAGGGATCAGTGTCTTCCGCTTCGATTTCAGTGGAAATGG AGAAAGTGAAGGCCAGTTTGAGTATGGCAACTACAGGAAGGAGGCTGACGATTTGCATTCTGTTGTATTGTATCTGTGTCAAAAAAGTTATGATATAGCAGCTGTTGTTGGTCATAGCAAAG GAGGAGATGTGGTGATTCTATATGCTTCTGTCCATGATGATGTGGGCACAATTGTTAATTTATCGGGCCGGTTTGATTTAAGAAAAGGCATTGAAGAACGGATAGGGGAAGGGTCTATCGATAAAATAAACAAAGAAGGCTACCTTGATGTCAAGGATAAATCTG AAAATGCCAGCTACAGGGTAACCAAAGAAAGTTTGATGGAACGGCTTAATACTGATATGCGCGCTGCAAGTGTTTCCATAAGCAAGGGATGCAG GTTCTTAACAGTCCATGGCTCAGCTGATAAGACCATACCCGTAGAAGATGCCCATGAGTTTGCGAAGCATATACCCAACCATGAACTGCGTGTCATAGAAGGAGCAAATCATAACTACACCTCACATCGCAAAGAAGTTGCTGATGCAGTAGTAGATTTCATCACGTCCAATGTAACCGTATAA
- the LOC100272556 gene encoding Beta-galactosidase 2-like precursor, with the protein MAPAAPAGLASVAVAVAVAVLAAAASAAVTYDRKAVVVNGQRRILMSGSIHYPRSVPEMWPDLIQKAKDGGLDVVQTYVFWNGHEPSRRQYYFEGRYDLVHFIKLVKQAGLYVHLRIGPYVCAEWNFGGFPVWLKYVPGISFRTDNEPFKAEMQNFTTKIVDMMKSEGLFEWQGGPIILSQIENEFGPLEWDQGEPAKAYASWAANMAVALNTSVPWVMCKEDDAPDPIINTCNGFYCDWFSPNKPHKPTMWTEAWTSWYTGFGIPVPHRPVEDLAYGVAKFIQKGGSFVNYYMYHGGTNFGRTAGGPFIATSYDYDAPIDEYGLLREPKWGHLKELHKAIKLCEPALVAGDPIVTSLGNAQQASVFRSSTDACVAFLENKDKVSYARVSFNGMHYDLPPWSISILPDCKTTVYNTASVGSQISQMKMEWAGGFTWQSYNEDINSLGDESFATVGLLEQINVTRDNTDYLWYTTYVDIAQDEQFLSNGKNPMLTVMSAGHALHIFVNGQLTGTVYGSVEDPKLTYSGNVKLWSGSNTISCLSIAVGLPNVGEHFETWNAGILGPVTLDGLNEGRRDLTWQKWTYKVGLKGEALSLHSLSGSSSVEWGEPVQKQPLSWYKAFFNAPDGDEPLALDMSSMGKGQIWINGQGIGRYWPGYKASGTCGICDYRGEYDEKKCQTNCGDSSQRWYHVPRSWLNPTGNLLVIFEEWGGDPTGISMVKRIAGSICADVSEWQPSMANWRTKGYEKAKVHLQCDHGRKMTHIKFASFGTPQGSCGSYSEGGCHAHKSYDIFWKSCIGQERCGVSVVPDAFGGDPCPGTMKRAVVEAICG; encoded by the exons ATGGCCCCCGCGGCGCCAGCGGGCCTGGCCTCCGTCGCGGTCGCGGTCGCGGTTGCCGTGCTCGCCGCCGCGGCGTCGGCGGCCGTCACCTACGACCGCAAGGCCGTCGTGGTGAACGGCCAGCGCCGGATCCTGATGTCCGGCTCCATCCACTACCCAAGGAGCGTCCCCGAG ATGTGGCCGGATCTGATACAGAAGGCCAAGGACGGCGGCCTCGACGTCGTGCAGACGTACGTCTTCTGGAACGGCCATGAGCCCTCCCGTCGACAG TACTACTTCGAGGGTCGGTATGATCTGGTGCACTTCATCAAGCTGGTGAAGCAGGCCGGACTCTACGTGCACCTCCGCATTGGCCCCTACGTCTGCGCCGAGTGGAATTTCGG TGGTTTCCCTGTTTGGCTCAAGTATGTCCCGGGCATTAGCTTTAGGACTGATAATGAACCGTTCAAG GCTGAGATGCAGAATTTCACCACAAAGATCGTTGACATGATGAAGTCCGAAGGGCTCTTTGAATGGCAGGGAGGGCCAATAATTCTTTCCCAG ATTGAGAATGAATTTGGGCCCTTGGAGTGGGATCAGGGAGAGCCCGCCAAGGCCTATGCGTCATGGGCAGCTAACATGGCGGTTGCGCTCAACACAAGTGTTCCATGGGTCATGTGCAAAGAAGATGATGCCCCGGATCCAATT ATTAATACTTGCAATGGATTTTATTGTGACTGGTTCTCCCCAAACAAACCTCACAAGCCTACAATGTGGACTGAGGCTTGGACATCTTG GTATACAGGATTTGGTATTCCAGTTCCACATAGACCAGTAGAGGATCTAGCATATGGTGTGGCCAAGTTTATTCAGAAGGGTGGCTCTTTTGTTAATTATTACATG TATCATGGTGGAACAAATTTTGGGCGCACAGCTGGTGGTCCATTCATTGCAACTAGCTACGACTATGATGCTCCTATTGATGAATATG GTTTGCTGAGAGAACCGAAATGGGGTCACTTGAAGGAGTTGCATAAAGCTATCAAGCTTTGTGAACCAGCATTGGTTGCAGGAGACCCAATTGTAACTTCACTTGGCAATGCTCAGCAG GCATCTGTTTTTAGATCAAGCACCGATGCCTGTGTGGCCTTCCTTGAGAACAAGGATAAAGTATCTTATGCTAGGGTATCATTCAATGGAATGCATTATGATCTACCTCCCTGGTCCATAAGTATTCTCCCAGACTGCAAAACAACAGTCTACAACACCGCCAGC GTTGGAAGTCAGATTTCACAAATGAAAATGGAATGGGCTGGAGGATTCACATGGCAATCATACAATGAGGATATAAACTCCTTGGGTGACGAATCATTTGCAACAGTTGGATTACTGGAACAGATAAATGTGACAAGGGATAACACAGACTACTTATGGTATACAACATA CGTTGatattgctcaggatgagcagttTCTCAGCAATGGGAAGAATCCTATGCTAACTGTTATGTCAGCTGGTCATGCTTTGCATATTTTCGTTAATGGACAACTAACAG GGACTGTGTATGGAAGCGTAGAAGATCCAAAATTGACATATAGTGGAAATGTGAAACTTTGGTCAGGCAGTAACACTATTTCATGCTTAAGTATAGCAGTTGGTCTCCCG AATGTGGGAGAACATTTTGAGACTTGGAATGCTGGAATTCTAGGTCCTGTGACACTGGATGGCCTAAATGAGGGAAGAAGAGATCTCACATGGCAGAAATGGACCTATAAG GTTGGTCTGAAAGGTGAGGCTTTGAGTCTTCATTCACTTAGTGGCAGCTCTTCAGTAGAGTGGGGAGAACCTGTTCAGAAGCAGCCTCTGTCATGGTACAAG GCTTTCTTCAATGCACCTGATGGTGATGAGCCATTAGCTTTGGATATGAGTAGCATGGGTAAAGGTCAAATCTGGATAAATGGACAAGGTATTGGAAGGTACTGGCCTGGCTACAAAGCTTCTGGAACCTGTGGGATCTGTGATTACCGTGGAGAGTATGATGAAAAGAAGTGCCAAACCAACTGTGGTGACTCTTCTCAGAGATG GTACCATGTTCCTCGTTCATGGCTTAATCCGACGGGGAACCTTTTGGTGATATTTGAGGAGTGGGGCGGTGATCCTACCGGAATTTCGATGGTGAAAAGAATAGCAGGGAGTATCTGCGCTGATGTCTCCGAATGGCAGCCATCGATGGCAAACTGGCGAACAAAAGGCTATGAGAAAGCCAAGGTCCACCTCCAGTGTGATCATGGACGGAAAATGACTCACATAAAATTTGCCAGCTTTGGCACACCACAGGGCTCCTGCGGGAGCTACTCTGAAGGCGGTTGCCATGCACACAAGTCATACGACATATTTTGGAAG AGCTGCATTGGTCAAGAGCGCTGTGGGGTAAGCGTGGTTCCAGATGCATTTGGTGGAGATCCATGCCCTGGGACTATGAAAAGAGCCGTTGTTGAGGCTATATGCGGCTGA